One segment of Pantoea sp. Lij88 DNA contains the following:
- the tehB gene encoding tellurite resistance methyltransferase TehB — MTQPTAPLSGENYFAETYGLTPPHSEVVAALPQLNVGKALDLGCGVGRNTLFLNQHGFDVTAWDHNPQSLARLQDIIAQENLSGIHTEQRDLNNTRFNGGFNFVLSTVVMMFLQPQTIPQLIADMQACTVRDGFNLIVAAMNTDDMPCPADFSFAFRSGELSHYYRNWHIVKYNEHPGQLHRKDENGNRITCRFATLLAQKASY; from the coding sequence ATGACACAACCAACCGCACCACTTTCAGGCGAAAACTATTTTGCCGAAACCTATGGTTTAACGCCGCCCCACTCCGAAGTGGTTGCGGCTCTGCCCCAGCTCAACGTCGGCAAGGCGCTTGACCTTGGCTGTGGCGTGGGACGCAATACGCTGTTTCTGAATCAGCACGGTTTTGACGTCACGGCGTGGGATCATAATCCGCAAAGCCTGGCGCGCCTGCAGGACATTATTGCGCAGGAAAATCTCAGCGGGATTCACACCGAGCAGCGCGACCTGAACAACACGCGCTTCAATGGCGGCTTTAACTTTGTGCTGTCGACCGTGGTAATGATGTTTCTGCAGCCGCAGACCATCCCGCAGCTGATTGCCGACATGCAGGCCTGTACGGTCAGGGATGGTTTTAACCTGATTGTGGCAGCGATGAACACGGACGATATGCCCTGCCCGGCTGATTTTTCTTTTGCTTTCAGGTCAGGCGAATTAAGTCACTACTACCGCAACTGGCACATCGTGAAGTACAACGAGCATCCTGGTCAGCTGCATCGTAAAGATGAAAATGGCAATCGCATTACCTGCCGCTTTGCTACGCTGCTGGCGCAAAAAG
- the ppx gene encoding exopolyphosphatase, which produces MPISHKSTPKPQEFAAIDLGSNSFHMVIARVVDGAMQVLGRLKQRVHLADGLDAQHNLSEEAMERGLACLALFAERLQGFSPSNVTIVGTHTLREAINAETFLQRAAEVIPYPIEVISGHEEARLIFMGVEHTQPEKGRKLVIDIGGGSTELVIGEDFEPQLVESRRMGCVSFAQLYFPKGEISRENFRRARLAAAQKLETLAWQYRLHGWQYALGASGTIKAACEVLQAMDEKEKLITPERLEKLYDEVMKHKSFSALSLPGLSEERKGVFVPGLAILCGVFDALAIRELRLSDGALREGVLYEMEGRFRHQDIRSRTAQSLANHYAIDSDQARRVLETTEQLYLQWSEQNPKLANPQLAALLKWAAMLHEVGLTINHSGLQRHSAYILQNTNLPGFNQDQQMLLAALVRFHRKAVKLDELPRVTLFKKKQFVPLIFLLRLGTLLNNQRQATTRPDALTLKCDDGHWTLIFPAGYFAQNNLVQLDLEREQVYWDDVTGWKLILEEEV; this is translated from the coding sequence GTGCGATGCAGGTACTGGGCCGCCTTAAGCAGCGCGTCCATCTGGCTGACGGGCTGGATGCTCAACATAACCTCAGCGAAGAAGCGATGGAGCGGGGCTTAGCCTGTCTGGCCCTGTTCGCCGAGCGTCTCCAGGGGTTCAGTCCCAGCAACGTGACGATTGTCGGCACCCATACGCTGCGCGAGGCGATTAACGCCGAAACTTTCCTGCAGCGCGCTGCCGAGGTGATCCCCTACCCGATCGAGGTGATTTCGGGCCATGAAGAGGCCCGTCTGATCTTCATGGGCGTTGAACACACGCAGCCGGAGAAAGGTCGCAAGCTGGTGATCGACATCGGCGGCGGCTCTACCGAACTGGTGATTGGTGAGGATTTTGAACCGCAACTGGTCGAGAGCCGGCGCATGGGTTGCGTCAGTTTCGCCCAGCTCTATTTCCCGAAAGGCGAAATCAGCCGTGAAAACTTCCGTCGCGCCCGTTTAGCGGCTGCGCAGAAGCTGGAGACGCTGGCGTGGCAATATCGTCTGCATGGCTGGCAGTATGCGCTGGGCGCCTCCGGTACCATCAAAGCCGCCTGCGAAGTGCTGCAGGCGATGGATGAGAAAGAAAAGCTGATTACCCCTGAGCGTCTCGAAAAGCTCTATGACGAAGTGATGAAACACAAATCCTTCTCTGCCCTGAGCCTGCCGGGCCTGTCAGAAGAGCGCAAAGGCGTGTTTGTGCCAGGACTGGCGATTCTCTGCGGCGTCTTTGATGCGCTGGCGATTCGCGAGCTGCGTCTTTCCGACGGTGCGCTGCGTGAAGGCGTGCTCTATGAGATGGAGGGCCGTTTCCGTCATCAGGATATTCGCAGCCGTACGGCGCAAAGTCTGGCGAACCATTACGCCATCGACAGCGATCAGGCGCGACGCGTGCTGGAAACCACCGAGCAGCTCTATCTGCAGTGGAGCGAGCAGAACCCAAAACTCGCGAATCCGCAGCTGGCGGCACTGCTGAAATGGGCGGCGATGCTGCACGAAGTGGGCCTGACCATCAATCACAGCGGTCTGCAGCGCCATTCCGCCTACATTCTGCAAAATACCAACCTGCCGGGCTTCAATCAGGATCAGCAGATGCTGCTGGCGGCGCTGGTCAGATTCCATCGTAAAGCGGTGAAGCTGGATGAGTTGCCACGGGTCACGCTGTTCAAGAAAAAGCAGTTTGTGCCGCTGATTTTCCTGCTGCGCCTGGGTACCCTGCTGAATAATCAGCGCCAGGCTACCACGCGTCCGGATGCATTAACCCTGAAATGCGATGACGGCCACTGGACGCTGATTTTCCCGGCGGGCTACTTTGCGCAGAACAACCTGGTTCAGCTCGATCTTGAACGCGAGCAGGTTTACTGGGACGACGTCACGGGATGGAAACTGATCCTCGAAGAGGAAGTCTGA